One Terriglobales bacterium genomic region harbors:
- a CDS encoding archaemetzincin family Zn-dependent metalloprotease, giving the protein MKLLQLLPIGDIDLRALERVGPLIAQQFHVPWDILQPRLDPQFAYHAERRQFHSSELLVRMHNYLGPECWRMLGVTADDLYIPILTFVFGEAQMAGPAAVVSTHRLRQSFYGLPADEDLERDRLLKEAVHELGHTLELRHCADYRCAMAASHAVEWIDLKESGLCPACSERTSPLLPVRKSARFRFF; this is encoded by the coding sequence ATGAAGCTGCTGCAGTTGCTCCCCATCGGCGACATCGATCTGCGTGCGCTCGAGCGGGTGGGTCCGCTGATCGCGCAGCAGTTTCACGTTCCCTGGGACATCCTGCAGCCGCGCCTCGATCCCCAGTTCGCCTACCACGCCGAGCGCCGCCAGTTTCACTCCAGCGAATTGCTCGTCCGCATGCACAATTATCTCGGCCCGGAGTGCTGGCGCATGCTCGGCGTCACCGCCGACGACCTCTACATTCCCATCCTCACCTTCGTCTTCGGCGAGGCGCAAATGGCCGGACCCGCCGCCGTCGTCTCCACCCATCGTCTACGCCAAAGTTTTTACGGGCTTCCGGCCGATGAAGACCTGGAACGCGATCGCCTGCTGAAAGAGGCGGTTCACGAACTCGGACACACTCTCGAACTTCGCCATTGCGCCGATTACCGCTGCGCCATGGCCGCTTCTCACGCGGTGGAGTGGATTGACCTCAAAGAGAGCGGCTTGTGTCCGGCTTGCAGCGAACGCACCTCGCCCCTGCTGCCGGTTCGCAAGAGCGCGCGCTTCCGATTCTTCTGA